From a region of the Corallococcus coralloides DSM 2259 genome:
- a CDS encoding LPS-assembly protein LptD: MSFLAPVVLTLWVSAQIPLATQVELPTGEVVELAADYVVFENDILTARGHCELRSGPNVLRADEVTYSEATQVATATGNVMFVSGLMAAIADDVRVDLRTNEANVKGGLFMQKKGVTPEALQAAKTPDELRKMGETPVLMSGTRIRRTGETSFSVDGLAFTPCQCGPGEPSWRVEAKEANVKMGERAILTWPVVYVQSVPVFALPWLYLPLAQRRSGLLIPRPANSGLNGFSLEQPVFLTLGESYDLTFTPGIYTGSSDLDTLRVDAAGNPIFEPRLNGVKGPRLLTEFRYVPSDRTRGRATLGFLYDLRPRLNPTTGFFMREGGTDTGAILDEKRGLRGEASWQHTQDMGDGWHDRVDAYFVSDGFYTRDLTADLLVQNNNYLRSTAVVYQRRDERYLGLDVSLRQDLRYPFRFFQTNPIPAEATADNVATNPHGPTTFQRLPGITLALPQRPLFGGRVMGGMQVEYSRLAPLRSGGFADDGSDGLYSLNGFWRPEGTPPEGAAVVDELQGNGVLDPTEREGRDRVALASRLSTSYGLGNWGRLTPSVGLRQDVSVGEVSGRTAARGYALADLVLDSQLARTFADRDTLYRHTLSPSVSLRYVPGGWGHGLTALNGIGTGTVPLVYDEWDSAVPLQSDGSVRGFLHAVVAVDQTLRVRKGPTTREPLRLRIGQGFDLSRVAPVAGQDLVQGSVLRDTFARLSASAGVLTAGALVRMDPTTLDITQLSADFTIDNGKGNALYARYDDLLAVKQLSIDRGLDPLAQGPDFARRGLDMLVGDAPRPLPSHNDQLDPSPTERAQALTVGTRIKLGFGLGLRYEALVQPLYKDLITQESQPLAQQTFGVSYGPACDCWRIEGVVILRRNQTPEFAGVNLSVAGFGSFGSGG; encoded by the coding sequence ATGTCCTTCCTTGCCCCGGTCGTCCTGACGCTCTGGGTGTCGGCCCAGATTCCGCTGGCCACGCAGGTGGAGCTCCCCACCGGCGAGGTCGTGGAGTTGGCGGCCGACTACGTCGTCTTCGAGAACGACATCCTCACCGCCCGGGGCCACTGCGAGCTGCGCAGCGGCCCCAACGTGCTGCGCGCGGATGAAGTGACGTACAGCGAGGCCACGCAGGTGGCCACCGCCACCGGCAACGTGATGTTCGTCAGCGGCCTGATGGCCGCCATCGCGGACGACGTGCGCGTGGACCTGCGCACCAACGAGGCCAACGTGAAGGGCGGCCTCTTCATGCAGAAGAAGGGTGTCACCCCCGAAGCGCTCCAGGCCGCCAAGACGCCGGACGAGCTGCGCAAGATGGGAGAGACGCCCGTCCTGATGAGCGGCACGCGCATCCGCCGCACCGGGGAGACGTCCTTCTCCGTGGACGGCCTGGCCTTCACCCCGTGCCAGTGCGGCCCGGGCGAGCCCAGCTGGCGCGTGGAGGCGAAGGAGGCCAACGTGAAGATGGGCGAGCGCGCCATCCTCACCTGGCCCGTGGTGTACGTGCAGTCCGTGCCGGTGTTCGCGCTGCCGTGGCTGTATCTGCCCCTGGCCCAGCGCCGCTCCGGCCTGCTCATCCCCCGTCCGGCCAACTCCGGCCTCAACGGCTTCTCTCTGGAACAGCCCGTCTTCCTCACGCTGGGGGAGAGCTACGACCTGACGTTCACCCCGGGCATCTACACGGGGAGCAGCGACCTCGACACGCTCCGGGTGGACGCGGCGGGCAACCCCATCTTCGAGCCCCGTCTCAACGGCGTGAAGGGCCCGCGGCTGCTCACCGAATTCCGCTACGTCCCCAGCGACCGCACCCGGGGCCGCGCCACCCTGGGGTTCCTCTACGACCTGCGGCCCCGGCTCAATCCGACCACCGGCTTCTTCATGCGCGAAGGGGGCACCGACACCGGCGCCATCCTGGACGAGAAGCGGGGCCTGCGCGGCGAGGCGTCCTGGCAGCACACGCAGGACATGGGCGATGGCTGGCACGACCGCGTGGACGCGTACTTCGTGTCGGACGGCTTCTACACGCGCGACCTCACCGCCGACCTGCTGGTGCAGAACAACAACTACCTGCGCAGCACCGCCGTGGTGTACCAGCGCCGCGACGAACGCTACCTGGGCCTGGACGTGTCGCTGCGCCAGGACCTGCGCTACCCGTTCCGCTTCTTCCAGACGAACCCCATCCCCGCCGAGGCCACGGCGGACAACGTCGCCACCAACCCCCACGGCCCCACGACGTTCCAGCGCCTGCCGGGCATCACCCTGGCCCTGCCGCAGCGGCCCCTCTTCGGCGGGCGCGTGATGGGCGGAATGCAGGTGGAGTACAGCCGGCTGGCGCCCCTGCGCAGCGGCGGTTTCGCGGACGACGGCTCCGACGGGCTCTACTCGCTCAACGGCTTCTGGCGCCCCGAGGGCACGCCTCCCGAGGGCGCGGCCGTGGTTGATGAGCTGCAGGGCAACGGCGTCCTGGACCCCACCGAGCGCGAAGGCCGCGACCGCGTGGCGTTGGCCTCGCGCCTGTCCACGTCCTACGGGCTGGGCAACTGGGGCCGGCTGACGCCTTCCGTGGGGCTGCGCCAGGACGTGTCCGTGGGCGAGGTCTCCGGCCGCACCGCCGCGCGCGGCTATGCGCTGGCGGACCTGGTGCTGGACTCGCAGCTGGCGCGCACCTTCGCGGACCGGGACACGCTCTACCGGCACACGCTGTCCCCGTCGGTGAGCCTGCGCTACGTGCCCGGCGGCTGGGGCCACGGGCTCACCGCCCTCAACGGCATCGGCACCGGCACCGTGCCGCTCGTCTATGACGAGTGGGACTCCGCGGTGCCGCTCCAGTCCGACGGCAGCGTGCGCGGCTTCCTCCACGCCGTGGTCGCCGTGGACCAGACGTTGCGCGTGCGCAAGGGGCCCACGACCCGCGAACCCCTGCGCCTGCGCATCGGCCAGGGCTTCGATTTGTCGCGCGTCGCGCCCGTCGCGGGCCAGGACCTGGTGCAGGGCAGCGTGCTGCGCGACACCTTCGCGCGCCTGTCCGCCAGCGCCGGCGTCCTCACCGCGGGCGCGCTCGTGCGCATGGATCCCACGACGCTCGACATCACCCAGCTGTCCGCCGACTTCACCATCGACAATGGCAAGGGCAATGCGCTGTACGCGCGCTACGACGACCTGCTGGCCGTGAAACAATTGTCAATTGATCGTGGGTTGGATCCTTTGGCACAAGGACCCGACTTCGCGCGTCGGGGATTGGACATGCTGGTGGGAGACGCACCTCGTCCCCTGCCGTCCCACAATGACCAACTCGACCCCTCTCCGACCGAACGGGCACAGGCTCTCACTGTCGGTACGCGAATCAAGCTCGGATTCGGGCTCGGGTTGCGATACGAAGCACTGGTGCAGCCGCTTTATAAGGATCTGATTACCCAGGAAAGTCAGCCCCTTGCACAGCAGACCTTTGGCGTGTCGTATGGACCCGCCTGTGACTGCTGGCGGATCGAAGGGGTTGTGATCCTGCGGCGCAATCAGACGCCGGAATTCGCCGGCGTGAATTTGAGTGTGGCCGGATTCGGATCCTTCGGGTCGGGAGGATAG
- a CDS encoding AMIN domain-containing protein translates to MKGLAVSLLGLWLVPLVALAQQPVDFNTITSVTVSGGTVEITGSKKADFNSFTMTDPPRLVIDVSGAVFKDVPEELPVGNGTVTGIRTQAYGTESSSIARILIGYEREVETDIQTSGNKLVVKVLGSGGGAVVAQATPTEGQGAPAQGDTAANTQAGSNAQDAARAAASDREAQEKAVKAAADAARAEREAQEKAAAEAAARAKADADAERKRQEEAQAAAKRQDEDRRASEQAAAAERKRQEEEAQAAAKRAEDERRATAQAAADQKRQREEDAKAAAQAAAEEKRAAAQAAAEERQAAAKTAAEQKRSAAQAAAEAKRQKDEERQAAAQARREEQQSAREAAAEAKRQRAEEARERREQAVAARESRARPSQGSAAAESRESGGGAVSSRRKTMTQIGFQQQPDSSRVFVRTNEPVRYTVSGSGKQVVLELENTRVVESNNTLPLDTHFFPSAVSRVEAFSGAGQTVRVVIQLKQGVRYETRQEGGLITLDFPRPGR, encoded by the coding sequence ATGAAGGGCTTGGCGGTGTCGCTGCTCGGGTTGTGGCTGGTGCCCCTGGTGGCGCTGGCTCAGCAGCCGGTGGACTTCAACACCATCACGTCCGTCACCGTCAGCGGCGGAACGGTGGAGATCACCGGCAGCAAGAAGGCGGACTTCAACAGCTTCACCATGACGGACCCGCCCCGGCTCGTCATTGACGTGTCCGGCGCCGTCTTCAAGGACGTGCCAGAGGAGCTGCCGGTGGGCAACGGCACCGTGACGGGCATCCGCACGCAGGCCTATGGCACGGAGTCCTCGTCCATCGCGCGCATCCTCATCGGCTATGAGCGCGAGGTGGAGACGGACATCCAGACCTCCGGCAACAAGCTGGTGGTGAAGGTCCTGGGCAGCGGGGGCGGCGCGGTCGTCGCGCAGGCCACGCCCACGGAAGGGCAGGGCGCCCCCGCGCAGGGGGACACCGCGGCCAACACCCAGGCCGGCTCCAACGCGCAGGACGCGGCCCGCGCCGCCGCGTCGGACCGGGAGGCGCAGGAGAAGGCCGTGAAGGCCGCCGCCGACGCCGCCCGGGCGGAGCGCGAGGCCCAGGAGAAGGCCGCCGCCGAGGCCGCCGCCCGCGCCAAGGCGGATGCGGACGCGGAGCGCAAGCGCCAGGAGGAGGCCCAGGCCGCCGCGAAGCGCCAGGATGAGGATCGTCGCGCGTCGGAGCAGGCCGCCGCCGCGGAGCGCAAGCGTCAGGAGGAGGAGGCCCAGGCCGCCGCGAAGCGCGCCGAGGATGAGCGCCGCGCCACCGCGCAAGCCGCCGCCGACCAGAAGCGCCAGCGGGAGGAGGATGCGAAGGCCGCCGCCCAGGCCGCCGCGGAAGAGAAGCGCGCCGCGGCCCAGGCCGCCGCCGAGGAGCGTCAGGCCGCCGCGAAGACGGCCGCGGAGCAGAAGCGCTCCGCCGCGCAGGCCGCCGCCGAGGCGAAGCGTCAGAAGGACGAGGAGCGCCAGGCCGCCGCCCAGGCCCGCCGCGAGGAGCAGCAGTCGGCCCGCGAGGCCGCCGCCGAGGCGAAGCGCCAGCGTGCCGAGGAAGCCCGTGAGCGCCGCGAGCAGGCCGTGGCGGCCCGTGAGTCGCGCGCCCGCCCCAGCCAGGGCAGCGCCGCGGCCGAGTCCCGCGAGAGCGGCGGGGGCGCGGTGTCGTCGCGCCGCAAGACGATGACGCAGATTGGCTTCCAGCAGCAGCCGGACAGCTCGCGCGTCTTCGTGCGCACCAACGAGCCCGTGCGCTACACGGTGAGCGGCTCCGGCAAGCAGGTGGTCCTGGAGCTGGAGAACACGCGCGTGGTGGAGTCCAACAACACGCTGCCCCTGGACACGCACTTCTTCCCGTCGGCCGTGTCGCGGGTGGAGGCGTTCTCCGGTGCGGGCCAGACGGTGCGCGTCGTCATCCAGCTGAAGCAGGGGGTTCGTTATGAGACACGCCAGGAAGGCGGCCTCATCACCCTCGACTTCCCGCGCCCGGGCCGGTAG
- a CDS encoding alpha/beta fold hydrolase: MRLPDWRSALPGPPMPTVDEVDFRALYSKTNYVVETADGWSLVITRYRPVKQAFAQPLFGEPLLLVHGFSQNRHTWTSGQFVKNLLFFGVDIHILELRGHGKSSIAFQKERAERFKRPLPQDLDYGWDLDSYFLYDLPAAVSGVKRITRRERVFYCGHSMGGMLGYGYAGIHDDFEGLITIGSPADLGRGFMLLRALAHGSPLVASAVDLTLGGLNLNRRASSLGRSLLAKGAGAFSPALQKRLEPDSPKSLVFNAVPVDVVLKWVERQLSHADESALYQRFTRKLNRLINTERVSRDDIRWLLREGGEREPRKVIEQFARWIRRGEMVCYRTDYDFKRGFGKIEIPMAIIFGDMDPLASVESTRSVYRAAKSEYLLWRPVKGNSHVELTMGHDIRQICYDIKNLIEYTRTHRTRSPSMPRLR; the protein is encoded by the coding sequence ATGCGCCTGCCGGACTGGAGATCAGCACTCCCGGGACCTCCGATGCCCACCGTCGACGAGGTCGACTTCCGGGCGCTGTACTCCAAGACCAACTACGTGGTGGAGACGGCGGACGGCTGGTCGCTCGTCATCACCCGCTACCGGCCGGTGAAACAGGCGTTCGCGCAGCCGCTGTTCGGTGAGCCGCTGCTGCTGGTGCACGGCTTCTCCCAGAACCGGCACACGTGGACGAGCGGCCAGTTCGTCAAGAACCTGCTCTTCTTTGGCGTGGACATCCACATCCTGGAGCTGCGCGGGCACGGCAAGAGCTCCATCGCCTTCCAGAAGGAGCGCGCGGAGCGCTTCAAGCGCCCGCTGCCGCAGGACCTGGACTACGGCTGGGACCTGGACAGCTACTTCCTCTACGACCTGCCGGCGGCGGTCTCCGGCGTCAAGCGCATCACCCGGCGCGAGCGCGTCTTCTACTGCGGCCACTCCATGGGCGGCATGCTGGGGTACGGCTACGCCGGCATCCACGACGACTTCGAGGGGCTCATCACCATCGGGTCGCCCGCGGACCTGGGGCGCGGCTTCATGCTGCTGCGCGCGCTGGCGCACGGCTCACCGCTCGTCGCGAGCGCCGTGGACCTGACGCTGGGCGGGCTGAACCTCAACCGCCGCGCGTCCTCGCTGGGCCGCTCGCTGCTGGCGAAGGGGGCGGGCGCCTTCAGCCCCGCGCTCCAGAAGCGCCTGGAGCCGGATTCGCCCAAGTCGCTCGTGTTCAACGCGGTGCCGGTGGACGTGGTGCTCAAGTGGGTGGAGCGCCAGCTGTCGCACGCGGACGAGTCCGCGCTGTATCAGCGTTTCACGCGCAAGCTGAACCGGCTCATCAACACCGAACGCGTCAGCCGGGACGACATCCGGTGGCTCCTGCGCGAGGGCGGCGAGCGCGAGCCCCGCAAGGTGATTGAACAGTTCGCCCGGTGGATCCGCCGCGGCGAGATGGTCTGCTATCGCACGGACTACGACTTCAAGCGGGGCTTCGGGAAGATTGAAATCCCCATGGCCATCATCTTCGGGGACATGGATCCGCTGGCGTCCGTGGAATCCACGCGCAGCGTCTACCGCGCCGCGAAGAGCGAATACCTGCTGTGGCGGCCGGTGAAGGGCAACAGCCACGTCGAGCTCACCATGGGGCACGACATCCGGCAGATCTGCTACGACATCAAGAACCTCATTGAATACACCCGCACGCACCGCACGCGCTCGCCGTCCATGCCGCGCTTGCGTTGA
- a CDS encoding bifunctional folylpolyglutamate synthase/dihydrofolate synthase: protein MDAPRTAPRTPEEALRFFQALNPSGIKLGLERVRDALAALEHPERDYPALHVAGTNGKGSTCAFVARALEAAGHRVGLYTSPHLVRVNERIRVCGEDIPDAVFGQRILEVLERYPSALSDPMTYFEFGTVVALWHFSRERVDVAVLETGLGGRLDATTAANPVVTCVTPVSFDHMEYLGHTLREIAGEKAGIFKPGVPAVLSQQEPEALDALLRRAEQLAVPVQVEGRDFGIVPGSDGTLSYRGSGWSLDGLTLALRGPYQRQNAAVALACLEALLARGVAVTPEAAREGLATARWPGRLEEVAQGPTVVVDGAHNPAGVAVLLEALRSLYAGRPLHLVFGVVADKDRGPMMRALFPLAASVHLTPLDTPRSLAPERYIAEARILCSRVVAYSSLEEALAGARADAVGRPDGVVLATGSLFLVGAVKRWVDRSLGAMR from the coding sequence ATGGACGCGCCCCGCACCGCCCCCCGGACTCCGGAAGAGGCCCTGCGCTTCTTCCAGGCGCTCAACCCCTCCGGCATCAAGCTGGGGCTGGAGCGGGTGAGGGACGCGCTCGCCGCGCTGGAGCACCCGGAGCGGGACTACCCGGCGCTGCACGTCGCCGGCACCAACGGCAAGGGCAGCACCTGCGCCTTCGTGGCGCGCGCGCTGGAGGCCGCTGGCCACCGCGTGGGGCTCTACACGTCCCCGCACCTGGTGCGCGTGAACGAACGGATCCGCGTCTGCGGCGAGGACATCCCGGACGCGGTCTTCGGGCAGCGCATCCTGGAGGTCCTGGAGCGCTACCCCTCCGCGCTGTCGGATCCGATGACGTACTTCGAGTTCGGCACCGTGGTCGCGCTCTGGCACTTCTCCCGCGAGCGCGTGGACGTGGCCGTGCTGGAGACGGGCCTGGGCGGCCGGCTGGACGCCACCACCGCCGCGAACCCCGTCGTCACCTGCGTCACCCCCGTCTCCTTCGACCACATGGAGTACCTGGGGCACACGCTCCGGGAGATCGCCGGGGAGAAGGCCGGCATCTTCAAGCCCGGCGTCCCGGCGGTGCTTTCCCAGCAGGAGCCGGAGGCCCTGGACGCGCTCCTTCGCCGCGCGGAGCAGCTGGCCGTGCCCGTCCAGGTGGAGGGCCGCGACTTCGGCATCGTCCCCGGGTCCGATGGGACGCTGTCGTATCGGGGATCCGGCTGGTCGCTCGACGGCCTCACGCTCGCGCTGCGCGGTCCGTATCAGCGCCAGAACGCGGCGGTGGCCCTGGCCTGCCTGGAGGCCCTCCTGGCCCGGGGCGTGGCGGTGACACCGGAGGCCGCGCGTGAGGGCCTGGCCACCGCGCGCTGGCCGGGGCGGCTGGAAGAGGTGGCCCAGGGGCCGACGGTGGTGGTGGATGGCGCCCACAACCCGGCGGGCGTGGCGGTGCTGCTGGAGGCCCTGCGCTCGCTCTACGCCGGGCGGCCGTTGCACCTCGTCTTCGGGGTGGTGGCGGACAAGGACCGGGGGCCGATGATGCGGGCCCTGTTTCCGCTGGCGGCCTCCGTGCACCTCACGCCGCTCGACACGCCGCGCTCGCTTGCCCCGGAGCGATACATCGCTGAAGCACGGATTTTGTGTTCACGGGTCGTCGCGTACTCCTCCCTGGAGGAGGCCCTTGCCGGAGCGAGGGCCGATGCAGTGGGTCGTCCGGACGGCGTGGTCCTCGCTACAGGCTCACTGTTCCTGGTAGGCGCCGTGAAGCGATGGGTTGACCGAAGCCTTGGCGCGATGCGGTAG
- the accD gene encoding acetyl-CoA carboxylase, carboxyltransferase subunit beta translates to MAWFSKKPRIAVAADSEKAAEPQPSRMQGLWAKCEQCDEIIYRQELEKNWMVCMHCEHHHAWTARARLAATLDPDSFEEFDKALEPQDPLGFTDSKKYKDRLKSTRKNLEENDAFISGVGRIEGHPVSIGCFVFEFMGGSMGSVVGEKVTRVFERAFELKCPAVVFSASGGARMQEGIFSLMQMAKTSAAIARFRTSGKPYVSVMLNPTTGGVAASFSWLGDIILAEPKALIGFAGPRVIEQTIRQKLPEGFQRSEFLLDHGMIDAIVHRKDLRAKLGQILGMLG, encoded by the coding sequence ATGGCCTGGTTCTCCAAGAAGCCCCGCATCGCCGTCGCCGCTGATTCCGAGAAAGCCGCCGAGCCCCAGCCCTCCCGCATGCAGGGCCTCTGGGCCAAGTGCGAGCAGTGCGACGAGATCATCTACCGCCAGGAGCTCGAGAAGAACTGGATGGTGTGCATGCACTGCGAGCACCACCACGCCTGGACGGCGCGCGCCCGGCTGGCGGCCACGCTGGATCCGGACTCCTTCGAGGAGTTCGACAAGGCGCTGGAGCCCCAGGACCCGCTCGGCTTCACCGACTCCAAGAAGTACAAGGACCGGCTGAAGTCCACGCGCAAGAACCTGGAGGAGAACGACGCGTTCATCTCCGGCGTGGGCCGCATCGAGGGACACCCCGTCTCCATCGGCTGCTTCGTCTTCGAGTTCATGGGCGGCTCCATGGGCTCCGTCGTGGGTGAGAAGGTCACGCGCGTGTTCGAGCGCGCCTTCGAGCTCAAGTGCCCCGCGGTGGTGTTCTCCGCCTCCGGTGGCGCGCGCATGCAGGAGGGCATCTTCTCCCTGATGCAGATGGCGAAGACGTCCGCGGCCATTGCCCGCTTCCGCACCAGCGGCAAGCCGTACGTCTCCGTGATGCTCAACCCCACCACGGGCGGCGTGGCCGCGTCCTTCTCCTGGCTGGGCGACATCATCCTCGCGGAGCCCAAGGCCCTCATCGGCTTCGCCGGCCCGCGCGTCATCGAGCAGACCATCCGCCAGAAGCTGCCGGAGGGCTTCCAGCGCTCGGAGTTCCTGCTGGACCACGGGATGATCGACGCCATCGTCCACCGCAAGGACCTGCGCGCGAAGCTGGGGCAGATCCTCGGCATGCTGGGGTAG
- a CDS encoding MBL fold metallo-hydrolase — translation MKLQVLGCHGGELPTCRSTCFLVDDVLALDAGALTGTLSLDQLCKVDDILVGHSHFDHVKDLPLLADLVIGRRDKPVTIHASRECAKALRENMFNNALWPDFTRIPTRHKPVLAIKTFRAGSTFQVGPYTVKSVPVSHPVESCAFIISDGKSSLAMSGDTGPTDKLWKALNATKNLKALLLETSFPNSLQALADISGHLTPATVGSELRKFDRNGAQVMLYHLKPAFVTQLKKELAPLPVNVLELGETFQF, via the coding sequence GTGAAGCTGCAAGTCCTCGGGTGCCACGGCGGCGAGCTTCCCACGTGCAGGAGCACCTGCTTCCTCGTGGACGACGTGCTCGCGCTCGACGCGGGCGCACTCACCGGCACGCTCTCGCTGGATCAGCTCTGCAAGGTGGACGACATCCTCGTCGGCCACAGCCACTTCGACCACGTGAAGGACCTGCCGCTGCTCGCCGACCTGGTCATCGGCCGCAGGGACAAGCCCGTCACCATCCATGCCTCCCGTGAGTGCGCGAAAGCGCTGCGCGAGAACATGTTCAACAACGCGCTGTGGCCGGACTTCACGCGCATCCCCACGCGCCACAAGCCCGTCCTGGCCATCAAGACCTTCCGCGCCGGCAGCACCTTCCAGGTGGGTCCCTACACCGTGAAGAGCGTGCCGGTGAGCCACCCCGTGGAGTCGTGCGCCTTCATCATCAGCGACGGGAAGTCGTCGCTGGCCATGAGCGGCGACACCGGCCCCACGGACAAGCTGTGGAAGGCGCTCAACGCCACGAAGAACCTGAAGGCGCTGCTCCTGGAGACCAGCTTCCCCAACAGCCTCCAGGCCCTGGCGGACATCTCCGGCCACCTGACGCCCGCCACCGTGGGCTCGGAGCTGCGCAAGTTCGACCGCAACGGCGCCCAGGTGATGCTCTACCACCTGAAGCCCGCCTTCGTGACCCAGCTCAAGAAGGAGCTGGCCCCGCTGCCCGTGAACGTCCTGGAGCTGGGCGAGACGTTCCAGTTCTAG
- a CDS encoding Crp/Fnr family transcriptional regulator gives MGAEETLFQRFGKEFPKGTELFREGEIGKEMFVIQSGKIAISKRVRDVEKVLAVLGPGEFFGEMAIISNKPRNASAVVHDDAKLLVIDPKTFEAMIRGNAEIAVRMIKKLAERLSEADAQIENLLHGDPASRVVHQILQACQTRGRPLEEGVEVDFAIREMPRQIGVGEPAVRSMLERLERAGLIERSGDRVTVYDTARLHDFLNYLEMKWKFGDL, from the coding sequence ATGGGCGCCGAGGAAACCCTCTTTCAACGTTTTGGCAAGGAGTTCCCCAAGGGCACCGAGCTCTTCCGCGAGGGAGAGATCGGCAAGGAGATGTTCGTCATCCAGTCCGGGAAGATCGCCATCTCCAAGCGCGTGCGCGACGTGGAGAAGGTGCTCGCCGTATTGGGCCCGGGCGAATTCTTCGGCGAGATGGCCATCATCTCCAACAAGCCCCGGAACGCCTCCGCCGTGGTGCATGACGACGCGAAGCTGCTCGTCATCGACCCGAAGACCTTCGAGGCGATGATCCGCGGCAACGCGGAGATCGCCGTGCGGATGATCAAGAAGCTGGCCGAGCGCCTCTCCGAGGCGGACGCCCAGATTGAAAACCTGCTCCACGGCGACCCCGCCAGCCGCGTCGTGCATCAGATCCTCCAGGCCTGCCAGACGCGCGGCCGGCCGCTGGAGGAGGGCGTGGAGGTGGACTTCGCCATCCGGGAGATGCCCCGGCAGATTGGCGTGGGCGAGCCCGCCGTGCGCAGCATGCTGGAGCGCCTGGAGCGCGCGGGCCTCATCGAGCGCAGCGGTGACCGGGTGACCGTGTACGACACGGCCCGCCTGCATGACTTCCTCAACTACCTCGAGATGAAGTGGAAGTTCGGAGACCTCTAG